Proteins encoded within one genomic window of Manis pentadactyla isolate mManPen7 chromosome 4, mManPen7.hap1, whole genome shotgun sequence:
- the ADPRM gene encoding manganese-dependent ADP-ribose/CDP-alcohol diphosphatase produces MDDKPSPGTLSESSELLFSFGVIADIQYADLEDGYNFQGNRQRYYRHSLLHLQGAIEHWNKESIPPCCVLQLGDIIDGYNAQYKTSEKSLELVVNTFQMLKVPVHHTWGNHEFYNFSRNYLTNSKLNTKFLEDQIVHHPETVPSENYYAYHFVPFPKFRFILLDAYDLSVLGMDQSSPKYQQCLKILREHNPNTELNSPQGLSEPQFVQFNGGFSQEQLNWLNEVLTFSDKNQEKVVIVSHVPIYPEASDNVCLAWNYRDALAVVWSHKCVVGFFAGHTHDGGYSEDPCGVHHINLEGVIETAPDSQAFGTVYVYPDKMLLKGRGRVPNRIMNYKKEKALCF; encoded by the exons ATGGATGATAAACCCAGTCCTGGAACCCTAAGTGAGAGTTCAGAACTTCTCTTCTCCTTTGGAGTCATAGCAGATATTCAATATGCTGACTTAGAAGATGGCTATAATTTCCAAGGCAACAGGCAGAGATACTACAGACATAGTCTTCTTCACTTACAGGGTGCTATTGAGCACTGGAATAAAGAGAGCATCCCACCCTGTTGTGTACTGCAGCTTGGAGATATCATCGATGGGTATAATGCACAGTATAAAACATCAGAAAAGTCACTAGAACTGGTTGTGAACACATTCCAGATGCTTAAAGTCCCAGTTCATCATACATGGGGCAATCATGAATTCTATAACTTCAGCAGAAACTACTTAACAAACTCTAAGCTGAACACAAAGTTTCTAGAAGACCAGATTGTACATCATCCTGAGACTGTACCTTCAGAGAATTATTATGCTTATCATTTTGTACCATTCCCTAAATTCCGGTTCATTTTATTAGATGCTTATGACTTGAGTGTCTTAGGCATGGATCAGTCTTctccaaaataccaacagtgtcTGAAGATACTGAGGGAGCACAATCCAAATACGGAATTGAATAGTCCTCAAG GACTTTCTGAGCCCCAGTTTGTCCAGTTTAATGGAGGATTCAGCCAAGAACAGCTGAACTGGTTGAATGAAGTTCTTACATTCTCTGACAAAAACCAAGAAAAGGTGGTGATTGTCA GCCATGTTCCCATTTACCCAGAGGCCTCTGACAATGTGTGCCTGGCCTGGAATTACAGAGACGCCCTGGCAGTCGTTTGGTCTCACAAGTGTGTGGTGGGTTTCTTTGCTGGGCACACTCACGATGGTGGCTACTCTGAGGATCCTTGCGGGGTGCACCACATCAACCTAGAGGGGGTTATTGAAACAGCTCCAGACAGCCAGGCTTTTGGCACAGTTTATGTCTATCCTGACAAAATGTTATTGAAAGGGAGAGGCAGAGTTCCAAACAGAATTATgaattacaaaaaggaaaaagctttGTGTTTTTAG